The following are encoded together in the Erpetoichthys calabaricus chromosome 16, fErpCal1.3, whole genome shotgun sequence genome:
- the LOC114666483 gene encoding uncharacterized protein LOC114666483: protein MVGQGGQAAQMPNISRLVEAVCVQLSRIHPEGTTISGVRVNRWAAVMRDYICIQENILTNPVLVAQTRIQLFPLNQRTLAQWHYTRTRELVRRALEMAVPLPTSSALASEPTPTVRPRPTGPELSAAQPLQFHNPPDLSGQATQRRRGPVDVAPAIIGHPHEPHEAPVTQPLSPPADTATAPLPPPPAGPSVPRTTAWRRKKKEEADELARQQGNPPKQRKKIENYICKCCGRPKTKEFGHSQFGGEFFCSTSAGKTIQEWLEEKRREKKNRAGGDSH, encoded by the exons ATGGTCGGCCAAGGCGGCCAAGCCGCACAGATGCCAAACATCAGCCGCCTTGTGGAGGCCGTTTGTGTACAGCTGTCCAGGATTCACCCCGAAGGAACCACCATCAGCGGCGTGAGGGTGAACCGCTGGGCAGCTGTGATGCGGGATTACATCTGCATCCAGGAAAATATCCTGACAAATCCGGTACTCGTGGCCCAGACACGCATCCAGTTATTCCCCCTCAATCAGCGCACCCTGGCACAATG GCACTACACTCGCACCAGGGAGCTGGTACGGCGGGCTCTGGAGATGGCCGTGCCACTGCCAACCAGCTCGGCCCTTGCTTCAGAGCCCACCCCTACCGTTCGACCACGACCCACGGGCCCCGAGCTGTCCGCTGCACAACCACTACAGTTCCATAACCCGCCTGACCTATCTGGTCAGGCGACGCAGCGACGTCGGGGCCCCGTGGATGTGGCACCAGCCATCATTGGGCATCCCCACGAGCCACATGAAGCACCCGTCACCCAGCCACTCTCCCCGCCGGCTGACACTGCCACTGCTCCGCTTCCACCGCCGCCGGCAGGACCCTCAGTACCCCGCACCACTGCCTGGCGGCGAAAGAAAAAGGAGGAGGCGGACGAGCTGGCACGACAGCAAGGAAAcccccccaagcaacggaaaAAAATCGAAAATTACATTTGCAAGTGCTGTGGCCGTCCTAAAACAAAAGAGTTCGGCCACAGCCAATTTGGGGGGGAATTCTTTTGCTCCACCTCAGCCGGCAAAACTATACAGGAGTGGCTGGAGGAAAAGAGGAGGGAGAAGAAAAATCGTGCTGGGGGGGATAGCCATTAA